The following proteins come from a genomic window of Candidatus Zixiibacteriota bacterium:
- a CDS encoding AMP-binding protein: MTHCLPAPESAAVERATRAEIRRWQEERLVALYRRAWEHVPFYRKRWQEAGLDAGSVRTMGDLARLPVVGKSDFEADLRDHPPFGSYQGDFPAVRVQASSGSSGNPKPFFHTRRDWEAIANLWSRRLYAQGVRPGDVLQVAFTYSLFIAGFTCTEGAMKLGAVVVPAGSGAVTPSERQVRLLSEWGAAVVAGTPSYVLHLADVAERAGMDLRRDFKLRIAVHTAEPMSEAARRSIEARWGVRAYDNFGSVETGAPTFECEERDGYHVNEDAYLFEVLDRDTLAPVGAGEEGVVVVTSLFKEAAPVIRYNLEDVSSMIDAPCRCGRSFRRLAKIKGRTSEMLKVRGVPFYPSAVEAVLEGFPELTREYRLVLDRAGGQDRVLVQAERRSNAGGDDSLRERLERALKVAIGLSIDAELLAPGALGRALEVEGRVKVKRVWDRRGSEDV, translated from the coding sequence ATGACCCATTGTCTCCCAGCGCCCGAAAGCGCGGCCGTCGAGCGGGCGACGCGGGCCGAGATCCGGCGGTGGCAGGAGGAAAGGCTCGTCGCGCTTTACCGGCGCGCCTGGGAGCACGTCCCTTTCTACCGCAAGCGCTGGCAGGAAGCGGGGCTCGATGCCGGCTCCGTTCGCACCATGGGCGATCTTGCGAGGCTCCCCGTCGTCGGCAAGAGCGATTTCGAGGCCGACTTGCGAGACCATCCGCCGTTCGGCAGTTACCAGGGGGACTTTCCTGCCGTCCGGGTCCAGGCAAGCTCCGGCAGCTCGGGAAATCCCAAGCCCTTTTTCCACACGCGTCGCGACTGGGAGGCGATCGCCAATCTCTGGTCGCGCCGTCTGTACGCGCAGGGAGTCCGGCCGGGCGACGTTCTCCAGGTGGCGTTCACCTATTCGTTGTTCATCGCGGGCTTCACCTGCACCGAGGGCGCCATGAAGCTCGGCGCCGTGGTTGTCCCGGCGGGCAGCGGCGCGGTCACGCCCAGCGAGCGGCAGGTAAGACTGCTCTCGGAATGGGGAGCCGCGGTGGTGGCCGGCACGCCGTCGTACGTCCTGCACCTCGCCGACGTTGCCGAACGGGCGGGAATGGACCTGCGACGCGATTTCAAGCTGCGCATCGCCGTCCACACGGCCGAGCCGATGAGCGAGGCGGCGCGGAGGTCGATCGAAGCGCGCTGGGGCGTGAGGGCCTACGACAACTTCGGCAGCGTGGAGACCGGAGCGCCGACGTTCGAATGCGAGGAGCGCGACGGCTACCACGTCAACGAGGACGCCTACCTCTTCGAGGTCCTCGACCGTGACACGCTGGCGCCGGTCGGTGCAGGGGAAGAAGGAGTGGTCGTGGTGACGAGCCTGTTCAAAGAGGCGGCTCCCGTGATTCGCTACAACCTCGAGGACGTGAGCTCCATGATCGACGCGCCGTGCCGGTGCGGGAGGAGCTTTCGCCGGCTGGCGAAGATCAAGGGACGCACGAGCGAGATGCTGAAGGTGCGCGGGGTGCCGTTCTATCCGTCGGCGGTGGAAGCGGTGCTGGAAGGGTTTCCGGAGCTCACGCGGGAGTATCGCCTGGTCCTCGACCGGGCGGGCGGACAGGACCGCGTGCTGGTGCAGGCGGAGCGGCGCTCGAACGCGGGCGGGGACGACTCGCTTCGCGAACGGCTCGAGCGGGCACTGAAGGTGGCGATCGGTCTTTCGATCGACGCGGAGCTGCTGGCGCCGGGTGCGCTCGGCCGCGCCCTCGAGGTGGAGGGCCGGGTCAAGGTGAAGCGCGTCTGGGATCGGAGAGGAAGCGAGGATGTTTAA